CGGCGAATTATGCGTCGGTCAAAGAAAAGCTTATGCCTGCCGTGCGCGAAAGCTTCGCGCGCATTGCCGATGACGCCGATATCGTCATCGTCGAGGGCGCCGGCAGTCCCGCCGAGATTAACCTGCGGGCGAATGACATCGCCAACATGGGGTTCGCGAGGGCGGAGAACGTGCCCGTCGTGCTGGCGGCGGACATCGCGCGGGGCGGGGTGATCGCCAACCTCGTCGGCACCGCGGCGGTGCTCGACCCGGCGGACCGGGCGATGGTGGCGGGCTATATCGTCAACAAGTTCAGGGGCGACGTGCGCCTCTTCGACGGCGGGGTGGTGGCGATTACCGAGCGGACGGGCTGGCGCTCCTTCGGCGTCGTGCCATGGTTCGCGGACGCCGACCGGCTGCCGGCCGAGGACACGCTCGGCCTGCCGACCGCCGCGCCGCGCGCGGGCCTCCGCGTGGTGATGCCGCGCACGCCGCATATTTCCAACTTCGACGATTGCGACCCGCTGCGGCTGGAGCCGGGCGTCTCCTTCACGCTCGCCTCCCTCGCCGAGCCGATGCCGGAGGCGGACCTCGTCGTGCTGCCGGGCTCGAAGTCGACCATCGCCGACGCGAAGGCGCTGGTCGCGGCGGGCTGGCACATCGACCTCGCGGCGCACGTCCGCCGCGGCGGGGCGGTGATCGGCCTGTGCGGCGGCTACCAGATCCTGGGCCGTGGCATCCGCGATCCGGCGGGCCACGAGGGGGCGCCGGGCGAGACGCCGGGGCTTGGGCTCCTCGACGTCGAGACGGAGATCAGGGCGCCCAAGGTGACGCGGCAGAGCGAGGGGGTCTGCGCCCTGCCGGGCCTCGAGGACGTGCCGGTGCGCGGCTACCAGATCCACATGGGCCGCACCGTCGGTCCCGACTGCGCGCGCCCGGTGGTGCGGCTCCCGGAGGGCGACGACGGGGCCTCGTCCGCCGACGGCCGGGTGATCGGCGCCTACCTGCACGGCCTTTTCGGCAGCGATGATTTCCGTCGGGCGGTGCTGGGCAGGTTCGGCGTCGCGTCCTCGCTCGCCTACGAGGAGGGGATCGATCGCACGCTCGACGCGCTCGCCGACCATGTGGCGGCGGCGGTGGACGTCGAGGCGCTGCTTGCCGTCGCCCGGCGGCGGGGATCAGAGGGCTAGGGCGAGGAGAGCGTACACCGCGCCGTGGATCAGCGCGGCGCGGCCGATGATCTCGACGCCGCGGCGGATGTCGCCGCGCCGCGCCTCGCGCCCTCCCGCGTTGAGTCGCACGCCGTCGACGCTGCGCACGCCGTACTGCCTCGGGCCGCCGAGCTCGACGCCCGTCGCCACCGCGAGCGCCGCCTCCGGCCAGCCGGCGTTGGGCGAGACGTGCGCCCGCGCGCCGGCCGTCACCGTCTCCCAGCGGCGGAACACACGCGGATGGGCGAGCGCCACCGTCACCGCGGCGAGGCGCGCGGGGATGAAGTTGACGGCGTCGTCGGTGCGGGCGGCGGCCCAGCCGAACGCCTCGTAACGGGGCGTGCGATGCCCGATCATCGAGTCGGCCGTGTTGATCGCCTTGTAGATGACGATGCCGGGGAGCCCGGCGACCGCGAACCAGAAGGCCGGGGCGACGACCCCGTCCGACCAGTTCTCGCCCAGCGATTCCAGCGCGGCGCGCGAGACGGCGCCCTCGTCCATCGCGCTGGTGTCGCGCCCGACGATCATCCCGACGGCCCGCCGGGCGTCGCTCAGCCCGTCGGCGCGGACGACGGCCCTCACGTGCTGGACCAGGCTGCGGTAGGCGATCAGCGTCGACCCGAGCGCCGCCTCGATGAGGAGACCGATCGGCCCGTCGGCGATCAGCGCGTCGATCACCACCGCGACCCCGCCGAACACCGTGACGAGCACGAGGAGGGCGAAGACACCGTCCGCGCGCCGCCCGCGGTTGAGGCGGCCGTCCAGCCGGTCGATGAGGTTGCCCATCCAGGTGACGGGGTGGCCGACGCGCGACCAGGCCCAGCCCGGCTCGCCGAGGATGGCGTCGAACGCGAGCGCGAAGGGGACGGGGCCGAAGCTCATGACGGGGTCCGGGTGGCGATGGATGCGTGCGTGACGGCTTCGAGGGCGGCGGCGAGACGGGGCAGCGCGGCGCCGGGGAGGCCGATGCGCAGCCAGCGCGGCGCGTGCTCGAAGCGGCGCGTCCAGATGCCGTGGCGGGCGAGCGCGCGGTGGAGGCCGGCGGCGTCACGGCATTCGACGAGGCGGAAGAGGTCGGTGCCGCCGATGACGGTGAGGCCCGCCGCGCCCAGCACCGCATCCAGCGCGGCCCGTTCGTCGGCGAGCTGGCGGCGCATGGTGGCGATCCACGCGGCGTCGGCCAGCGCGGCGGCGCCGATCTCGATCGCCGGCCCGCTGACGGCCCAGGAGCCGAGGGCTGCCGACAGGCGGCCCATGACGTCCGGCGCGCCGATGGCGAAGCCGAGCCGTACGCCCGGGAGGCCGAAGAACTTGCCGAAGCTCTTCAGCACCAGGGTCCCGGGCGCGCCTGCGATCGACGCCTCGGGGGCGAGGTCGCCGAACGCCTCGTCGACGATCAGCGCCACGCCGTCCGGGGCGTCACGCGTGGCGGCTGCCCGAAGCGTACCGGGGGCGTGGACGCGCCCGGTCGGATTGTTGGGGTTCACCACGACGGCGAGGCCCTCCGCCGGCAGCTCGTCCGCCTCGGCGGTCGCGGCGTGCGGGTGCCAGGCGGCGGCGTGCTCGGCATACGTCGGGCCGACGACGGTGACGCGTTCGGCGGGGACGAGGCGCGGCAGCCACTGGATGATGGCCTGCGTTCCGGGCGCTGCGACGATCCCCGCGCCGGGCGGCACGGCGTAGGCGGTGCGGGCGGCGGCGAGGAGGGCGTTGAGGCGACTGCGTTGCGGCAGCCGCGTCAGCGCCTCGGGCGGGATCGCGGCAGGGTAGGCGTGCGGGTTGATCCCGGTGGAAAGGTCGAGCCAGCCGTCCTCGGGAGGCGCGGCGAGGCGGGCGGCATCGGCGAGGTCACCGCCATGAGGCACCGCGCTCACGGTCGGCGACACGAATCGCTGCGTCGCCGCGGCAGGGGGCGGAGCCCCCCGGCACAGGGATCAGTTGGCGGGAGGCGGGACGGCGGCTGCCGCCTCGGGACCGAGCATGAGCGCATAGAGACCATAGTAGGCGATGAAGATGACGTTCATCGCCAGCATCCACAAGCCGGTCATGAAGTACGCCTCCGTCCAGCGGCTGCGGTCGGAGAGGACGAGGAACTCGCGCGCCTTCGTCGGCCCGCGGATCGTCAGCACCAGCAGCACGGCGATGATCATCAGGTGCCCGACCGCGTCGATCAGGCCGAAGATGTAGATCGCCAGCAGGAAGATCATGTTGAAGGCGAACGCCACCAGACGCGAGACGATGGAGGCGCTGGAGAGCAGGACGAACGTCAGGTTGAACTCGACGAAGCCGGCCAACATCACGAACAGCTCCGGCGGAAAGCCGAAGGTCAGGAAGGGCAGGTCGTCGAGCAGCGGGTAGAACCAGTTCGGGTAGGCGAACTTCTCCACCGCGCCCCACAGCAGCGAGATCCCGGTGGTGGCGAAGAGCGCGACGTAGCGCAGCGTCATCCACCCGTCGCCCTTCATGGTGCTGAAGAGCAGGAACACGGCGAGCCCCAGGAACAGGGGGTAGTCCATCATGTGGTAGTAGCCGTAGTCCTGCCCGGCCATGAAGTAGAGGCCGATCATGCCGATCGCGGCGAGCGGGACGGTGGGACGGAACCACACCACGGCGGCGATCGCGAGCTGGACCCATTTCACCAGCGGGTTCGCGGTCTTGAGTTCCGGCGTGAGGTACATCGCCTCGCTGAAGAGGCCGTAGAGGAAGAGCGCCAGGAACATCACCGAGACGCAGATGCGGATGATCCAGTAGGCTTGGTCCTCGGAGATCATCAGCCTGGAGAGCGGCGCCCGGAGGAAGCCGGTCCGGTAGAGCGTGCGGTCGACGACGAAGAAGACGTAAATCGCCACCGCCGAAGCGATGTACAGGATGACGAAGTTGCTCTGCAGGACCTGGCCGATGTCCCGCGGCGCCTGGGTCAGGTCGTAGGGGTAGAACCACTTGATGTGGGCCGAGGCCTCGGTGGCCGGCAGGATGACCGCGCAAAGTGCGGTGAGTAGAAGCAATCGGCAGCGCTGAAACATGAGTGTCGCCCGCTGAGTAATGTCCGTGAATCATTAGTCTTCGCGGCGTTCGTTTGCCACCCGCCAATGGGTGGGACGGCATCACCATGGCGCGCATCCGATCACAAAATTGAAACGCACCGTCTAGCGCCGCCGGCCGCCGCCGGCATCGGCCGGCGGGGCGTGCCCCGGGTCCGTCGGGCAACAGAACCTCTGGTTAGTATCGTCAGGCTCATGCGAAGAATCTCAAGAGATTAACGTGACCAATTCCGGCCTTAAAGTGTTCGAGTATGGTGTATTCGTTGCCGGGTGAGTCGAAATCGTGTTATATAGAAAACCTATTTCATAATGTTTATTTGAATGATCTTGCTTCGAGATCATTCGCGCATGGAGGATAAGCGATGGGGACTGGTTCTTCCCCGGCCGCGACCATTTCCGGCACGAACGGCAATGACACTCTGGCCGCACTCATGGATCTCGACCTCGTCGACGGGCGCGCCGGTGACGACCTGCTGACCAGCCTGTTCAACGGCACGGTCCTGCGGGGCGGCAGCGGCGACGACGTGCTCGAGACGGCCCTGTCGCTGAGCGGCTCGGCGGCGGCACCGGTCGTCGGCACGGCCGAGCAGGTCGGCGGCTCCGGCGACGATGCGCTGACGCTCGACCTCCTCGCCGAAAACGACCTCGGTGACGCCGAGGCCCGCGCCGACCTGACCGGCCAGAGTGGCGACGACGTCATCGACGCCGTGGTGACGGCGCAGGCCGACTTCCTCGCCGACGCGTATAGCGAGGTGACGGCGACGGGCGGCTCCGGGGCGGACGTCATCACGGTGGCCGCCCGGGTCGGGACCACGCTGGGCGTCATGACGGCGCGCACCTCGGTCAACAGCGGGTCCGGCGACGACATCATCGCCGTCACGGCGGAGGCGGCGGACGAGTTCATCTCGCCCGACGACGAGCTGCTCGAGAATATCGTCAAGAGCGGGTCCGGCGACGACGTCGTCACCGCGCTCGCCGACAGCAGCTTCGACGGTGGCAACAGCACCGCGCACAACAGCATCGCCACCGGCGATGGCGACGACATGGTCGACGCCGAGGCCGTCGTGGAGTCGAACTCGGCCGACCTCGCCTGGAACGAGATCGCCGGCGGGGCGGGAGGCGACGTGCTCACCGGCCGCGCCTTCACCAACTCCAACACGAGCTCTCCGGTGGGGCGCAACGACATTGCCGGCGGCGACGGCGCGGACGCGATCACCGGCCTGCTGTTCGGCAATTTCCAGAACGGCACCACGGCGCTCTACAACGTCCTGAAGGGCGGCGCCGGGGGCGACACGATCATCGGCGAGCTTCACGCGGGGGCGGAGTTCTCCACCGAAGGCGTCAACGAGATTTACGGCGGCGACGGGGACGACGACATCAAGGCGCTGGCGGTGGGCGCGGCCGTCTCCGACGAGGTCATGGTGTTCAACGACGTCGCCGGCGGGGCGGGCGACGACACCATCACCGCGACGGCCGACGCCAGCCCGCTGGAGCCGGCGAACACGGCCGGGCTGAGCGCGGCCAACGAGGTCCGCGGCGCGGACGGGGACGACGTTCTCACCGCGATCATCGCCGGCGACCCGGACGGCTCGAGCTTCGTCGCCGGCGGGAGCGGAAACGACACGATCGTGCTGGTCGGCGGCTCGGGCAACACCGCGCAGGGCGGCAGCGAGATGGACACGGTGACCGGCGGCGATGGCGCCGATTCCATCCTCGGCGGCTCGGGCAACGACGTGCTCGCCGGCGGCGGGGGCGACGACACGCTGATCGGCGGGAACGACGACGACCGCCTGGAGGGCGGCGAGGGCGACGATCTCCTCAACGGCAACAGCGGGGCGGACGTCCTCGCCTTCGCGGCGGCGGGCGGCGGGACCGACCGGATCGTCCAGTTCCGGGCGGCCGAGGACAGCCTCGATTTCGCGTCGGTGGCCGACCTCGGCGCGGCCGGGCTGGCGGACGATCTCGACGCGATCTCGACCCTGACAGACGGCGGCCCCGGCGGGGACGTGGTGGTCGAGTTCGACGCCGGGACGACGCTCGTCTTCCTCGGGCTCGGGACCGGCACCTTCACCAGCTTCGCCGATCTCGTCGACGATCCGATGGCGCAGCTGATGTCGACGTTCTGAGGGCCGCCTCGCGCCTGGCGGGCCGGGGCGCCGAGGCGCCGGAATCAAAATGCGGACGCGGTGTGAGCCGCGTCCGCATCGAGTGAACCGGGTGACGCGGCGGCGGGGCCGTCGCGCCAGGGGTCGGTCTTAGACCGAGTAGTACATGTCGAATTCGACCGGGTGCGGCGTCATCTCGTACCGCATGTTCTCTTCCATCTTCAGCTCGATGTAGGCGTCGATCTGATCGTCGTCGAACACGCCACCGGCCTTCAGGAAGTCACGGCCGGCGTCGAGCGAGGCGAGGGCCTCACGCAGCGAACCGCAGACGGTCGGGATGCCGGCGAGCTCCTCGGGCGGCAGGTCGTAGAGGTCCTTGTCCATCGGCTCGCCCGGATGGATGCGGTTCTTGATGCCGTCGAGGCCGGCCATGCACATCGCGGCGTAGGCGAGGTACGGGTTCGCGGACGGATCCGGGAAACGCACTTCGAGACGCTTGCCCTTCGGCGAGGACGAGATGGGGATGCGGCAGGAGGCCGAGCGGTTACGCGCCGAGTAGGCGAGCAGAACCGGCGCTTCGTAGCCCGGGACCAGACGCTTGTAGGAGTTGGTCGACGGGTTGGTGAAGGCGTTGAGGGCCTTGGCGTGCTTCAGGATGCCGCCGATGTAGAAGAGGCACTCTTCCGACAGGTCCGCGTACAGGTTGCCCGCGAACATCGGCTTGCCGTCCTTCCAGATGGACTGGTGGACGTGCATGCCGGTGCCGTTGTCGCCGAAGACGGGCTTCGGCATGAACGTGGCGGTCTTGCCGTAGGCGTTCGCGACCTGATGCACGACGTACTTATAGATCTGCATCGAGTCGGCGATCTTGGTCAGCGTGTCGAACTTGAGACCAAGCTCGTGCTGGGCCGCGGCCACCTCGTGGTGGTGCTTCTCGACGGCGACGCCCATCTCGGTCATGACCGAGAGCATCTCGGAGCGCATGTCCTGGCAGGAGTCGATCGGCGGGACGGGGAAGTAGCCGCCCTTGGTGCGCGGACGGTGGCCGAGGTTCCCGGTCTCGTACTCGGTGTCCATGTTGGACGGCAGCTCGGTGGAGTCGAGCTTGAAGCCGGTGTTGTACGGGTCGGCCTTGAAGCGGACGTCGTCGAACACGAAGAACTCGGCTTCCGGGCCCATGGTGATGGTGTCACCGAAGCCGCCGGACTTCACGTACGCCTCGGCCCGCTTGGCCGTGGAGCGGGGGTCGCGGTTGTAGCCTTCGCCGGTGCCAGGCTCGAGGATGTCGCAAACGACAGCCATCGTGGTCTGCGCAAAGAACGGGTCGATGTAGGCCGTCTCCGGATCCGGCATGAGGATCATGTCGGACTCGTTGATGGCCTTCCAGCCGGCGATGGACGAGCCATCGAACATCGTGCCGTCGGCGAACAGGTCCTCGTCGACGATGGAGGTGTCCATCGTGACGTGTTGCAGCTTGCCGCGCGGGTCGGTGAAGCGCAGGTCGACGAACTTTACGTCCTTGTCCTTGATATCCTTCAGGATTTCTTGCGCTGTGCTCATTCGCGTATGGCTCTCTCTCTTGCGCTTCTGTGGTTAGATGGCGTCCTCACCGATTTCACCGGTGCGGATGCGGATTGCGTCCTCGACGGGGAGGACGAAGATCTTGCCGTCGCCGATCCGGCCCGTCTGGGCAGCGTTGCGGATGGCGTCGACGGCGGCGGGAAGAAGGCTGTCGGGAACGATCAGCTCGATTTTCACTTTAGGCAGGAAATCGACGACGTACTCGGCACCGCGATAGAGTTCGGTATGCCCCTTCTGGCGGCCGAACCCGCGCGCCTCAAGCACCGTGATGCCCTGGAGCCCGACTTCTTGCAGCGCCTCCTTCACCTCGTCCAACTTGAACGGCTTAATAATGGCTTCGATCTTCTTCATGACACCCCGCTCAGCGGCGGACGGACGACCCGGCCCGCTGGACTGGCGCGATGATGCAGGGACCATGCCAAGCTCACCACTGCCGGATTGGCTCATTTCCAAGCATTTGCCGCGAAGGCAGGCAAATGTCCTGCTGATATTGCGAGCAAGCTGCTAAACGTTTGGGCATCAATGAGAATCTCTACCGATTTTGAGCTTCCAACGCCGACCGAAATGAGTGCGATCGACCGGGCCGCCGTGGCGGAGGGGATCCCATTCGAAACGTTGATGGAGCGCGCCGGAGGCGCCGTCGCCGACGTGGTCATTCGGCAGGCACCCGTCGGGGCGCCGATCCTGGTCCTCGCCGGACCCGGCAACAATGGCGGCGACGCGTTCGTGGCGGCGCGGCATCTCCTGGAGGCGGGGCATCCGGTCTCGCTTCTCGACCTGTCGGGCGGTCAGGGAACCGGCGCCGCGGCGGAGGCGCGCGCCGCCTATACAGGTCCGGAGGTCGGCGCGGAAGATGAATTCCTCGACCGTGCCGAAGTCATCGTCGACGGGCTCTTCGGAGGCGGGCTGGCGCGTGACGTGACGGGCGTCTTCGCCGACGTCATCGCCCGGCTGAACCGTCGGCACCGCGAGGTGGTCGCGATCGACATGCCGAGCGGCGTCGACGGCGCGACGGGCCTCGTCCGGGGCATCGCCATCGAGGCGCGGCGCACGGTGACCTTCCAGCGCCGCCGACCCGGGCACCTCCTCCTGCCGGGCCGCGACTTCTGCGGCGAAGTGACCGTGGCCGACCTCGGGATGTCGGACACGGCGGTCGGCTCGGCCCTGTGTCAAACCTTCGTCAACACGCCGGCCCTGTGGCGGGACGCGCGGCCGATGCTGGCGCTGGCCGGCCACAAGTACGACCGCGGCCATGCCGTCGTCGTCTCCGGGCCGATGACGGCGACCGGGGCAGCGCGCATGGCCGCCGGCGCGGCGCTGAGGACGGGGGCGGGGCTCGTCACCGTCGCCTCGCCGAGCGAGGCGCTCCTCGTCAACGCCAACCACCTGACGGCGGTGATGCTGGTGCGGGCCGACGGGGCGGAGGGGATCGCCGAGGCGCTTGCCGATCCGCGCCGCAACGTCGTCTGCCTCGGCCCGGGCCTGCCGGCGGACGACGAGACCCGCGCCAAGGTCAGGGCCGCGTGCGCCTCCGGGGCGTCCACCGTCATCGACGCGGGGGGCCTCAGCGCCTTCGCCGGCGACGCCGCCGGACTTGCCGCGGCGATCGGCCCGAAGGGGGCGGTGCTGACGCCGCACGCCGGCGAGTTTTCCCGCGTCTTCGGCAAGGGCCTCGTCGACGAGGCGGGGCGGCTCGAGGCGGCGCGGCGGGCGGCGGTCGATGTCGGCGCGGTCGTGGTCCTGAAGGGGCCCGACACGGTGATCGCGGCGCCCGACGGCCGGGCTGCGATCACCGAGAACGCCCCGCCGTGGCTCGCGACGGCCGGGGCGGGCGACGTCCTTGCCGGGATGATCACCGCGTTCATCGCCCAGGGCGTGCCTCTTTTCGAGGCAGCGGCCATGGGCGTGTGGCTCCACGGTGACCTCGCCCAGCGGGTCGGCCCGGCGCTGATCGCGACCGATCTGATCGCCAACCTGAGAACTGCGCGCGCCGCGTTCGATCACGTTTGACCCGAGAGGCTGGAGGGCCTTAGAGGTGTGCGCGCGCGGGTGTGGCGGAACTGGTAGACGCACCAGATTTAGGTTCTGGCGCCGCAAGGTGTGGGGGTTCGAGTCCCTCCACCCGCACCATACGTCCGGCGCTGCCGGGTTCCCATCGTCTGCGCTACCGCCTCTTGTCTGCGCTACCGCGCTTCGCGCTGCTTGAGCGCGTGCTACCGCGGCACCCGTCTGCCCCACCGCGCCGGCCTGAGGCCGCGAGGCGTGATTCCGGAGTGCTCGCTGCCTCCCCCGTCCTGCGACGGAGCCGCCGCGATCGGCGGTCGGCCGCGACCAATGTCGGGGCGGCTGCGCGCGGGGGTCTTCATGTCGCGAATGCGACACTTAGATATGCGGGCGCCGGTGGGCGGACGGTGCGGGGTGCGCCGGACGGGTCGCCGTGGATGCCGCGAGGGGGGGCCAGTGAATTTCTTGAGCCGGCTGCAACCCTTGTTTTGCCCGTCATCGGGCCGCTTCATGGCGCGGCGGGGCGACAAAGCCTCTGCTGATCGCGTCGAACGCCATTGACAGCGCTCCCTCGCGGGGCGACATGGAGCGTCCTCCCCGACAACGAATATTGGTGCTGCGGAAAGTGAACCCGATGGAAGTGACGGAAACCCGTGCTGAGGGTCTCGCGCGGGAACTCAAAGTGACGGTTCCCGCAGCGACCCTCGACGCTCGTCTCAATGCCTACCTGGACGATCTGCGTCAGAAGGTCCGACTGAAGGGATTTCGCCCGGGCAAGGTGCCCATGGCGCACCTGAAGAAGATGTACGGCCGCTCGGCCATGGCCGAGGTCATCAACGACGTGATGACCGAGTCCGTGCGCGGCGCCGTCGAAGAGCGCTCCGAGAAGCCGGCCCTCCAGCCCGATGTCGACATCGACGAGACGTCGATGGCGGACGTGATGGACGGCAAGAGCGACCTCTCGTTCGCCGTCAAGTACGAGATCCTGCCGGAAATCGAGGTCAGCGGTCTCGACGAGATCACCGTCGAGAAGCCGGTCTACGAGGTCCCGGCCGAGGAGCTCGACGCCGAGCTCGCCAAGCTCGCCGAGAACTACAAGGACTACGAGGCCGTCGAGCGCGCCGCGCAGGACGATGACCGCCTGAAGATCGACTTCGTCGGCAAGATCGACGACGTGCCGTTCGAGGGCGGCTCGGCCGAGGGTATCGACATCGTGCTCGGCCAGGGCCGGTTCATCCCCGGCTTCGAGGAGCAGCTGACGGGCGCCACCGCCGGCCAGCCGGTCACCGTGACCGTGACGTTCCCCGAGGACTACGGCGCGGCCCACCTCGCCGGCAAGGAAGCGGTCTTCGACGTGACGGTGCAGGAAGTCGCCGCCCCGAAGGAGACGGTGCTCGACGACGCCTTCGCCGAGAAGCTCGGCATGGAGAACCTCGAGAAGCTGCGCGAGGCCCTCAAGGGCCAGATGCAGGGCTCCTACGACCAGGCGAGCCGCGCCAAGGTCAAGCGCGCGCTGCTCGACGCCCTCGACGAGAAGTTCAAGTTCACCCTGCCGCAGAAGCTGGTCGACACCGAGTTCGACTCGATCTGGCGCCAGGTCGAGCACGAGATGAAGGACAAGGGCGAGGAATTCGACGCCTCGCTCGCCGCGGACGCCGACGGTTCCGAGGCGAAGACCCGCGCCGACTACCAGACGATCGCCGAACGTCGCGTGCGCCTGGGCCTCCTCCTGTCGGAGGTCGGCCAGAAGGCCGAGGTGCAGGTGACCGACGAGGAGGTGCAGCGCGCGCTCCAGCAGCGCATGCAGCAGTTCCCCGGCCAGGAGCGGCAGGTTCTGGAGTACTACCAGAAGAACCCGCAGGCCGTCGCCAGCCTGCGCGCGCCGATCTTCGAGGACAAGGTCGTCGACTACATCCTCGAGCTCGCCACCGTGAACACCCTCCCGGTGTCCAAGGAAGAGCTCCTGAAGGGAATGGACGAGGACGAGCACGATCATGCGCATGATCACGACCATGATCACCACCATCACGACCATGATCATGATCACCACCATGATCAC
This genomic window from Acuticoccus sediminis contains:
- a CDS encoding cobyric acid synthase — protein: MKQAAGRQGPTPAIMIQGTGSDVGKSLLVAGLCRHLKRQGLIAKPFKSQNMSNNAAATPDGGEIGRAQMLQARAAGIEPSVHLNPVLLKPQSETGAQVIVQGRLMQSTSAANYASVKEKLMPAVRESFARIADDADIVIVEGAGSPAEINLRANDIANMGFARAENVPVVLAADIARGGVIANLVGTAAVLDPADRAMVAGYIVNKFRGDVRLFDGGVVAITERTGWRSFGVVPWFADADRLPAEDTLGLPTAAPRAGLRVVMPRTPHISNFDDCDPLRLEPGVSFTLASLAEPMPEADLVVLPGSKSTIADAKALVAAGWHIDLAAHVRRGGAVIGLCGGYQILGRGIRDPAGHEGAPGETPGLGLLDVETEIRAPKVTRQSEGVCALPGLEDVPVRGYQIHMGRTVGPDCARPVVRLPEGDDGASSADGRVIGAYLHGLFGSDDFRRAVLGRFGVASSLAYEEGIDRTLDALADHVAAAVDVEALLAVARRRGSEG
- the cbiB gene encoding adenosylcobinamide-phosphate synthase CbiB; its protein translation is MSFGPVPFALAFDAILGEPGWAWSRVGHPVTWMGNLIDRLDGRLNRGRRADGVFALLVLVTVFGGVAVVIDALIADGPIGLLIEAALGSTLIAYRSLVQHVRAVVRADGLSDARRAVGMIVGRDTSAMDEGAVSRAALESLGENWSDGVVAPAFWFAVAGLPGIVIYKAINTADSMIGHRTPRYEAFGWAAARTDDAVNFIPARLAAVTVALAHPRVFRRWETVTAGARAHVSPNAGWPEAALAVATGVELGGPRQYGVRSVDGVRLNAGGREARRGDIRRGVEIIGRAALIHGAVYALLALAL
- the cobD gene encoding threonine-phosphate decarboxylase CobD, with translation MSPTVSAVPHGGDLADAARLAAPPEDGWLDLSTGINPHAYPAAIPPEALTRLPQRSRLNALLAAARTAYAVPPGAGIVAAPGTQAIIQWLPRLVPAERVTVVGPTYAEHAAAWHPHAATAEADELPAEGLAVVVNPNNPTGRVHAPGTLRAAATRDAPDGVALIVDEAFGDLAPEASIAGAPGTLVLKSFGKFFGLPGVRLGFAIGAPDVMGRLSAALGSWAVSGPAIEIGAAALADAAWIATMRRQLADERAALDAVLGAAGLTVIGGTDLFRLVECRDAAGLHRALARHGIWTRRFEHAPRWLRIGLPGAALPRLAAALEAVTHASIATRTPS
- a CDS encoding calcium-binding protein; translation: MGTGSSPAATISGTNGNDTLAALMDLDLVDGRAGDDLLTSLFNGTVLRGGSGDDVLETALSLSGSAAAPVVGTAEQVGGSGDDALTLDLLAENDLGDAEARADLTGQSGDDVIDAVVTAQADFLADAYSEVTATGGSGADVITVAARVGTTLGVMTARTSVNSGSGDDIIAVTAEAADEFISPDDELLENIVKSGSGDDVVTALADSSFDGGNSTAHNSIATGDGDDMVDAEAVVESNSADLAWNEIAGGAGGDVLTGRAFTNSNTSSPVGRNDIAGGDGADAITGLLFGNFQNGTTALYNVLKGGAGGDTIIGELHAGAEFSTEGVNEIYGGDGDDDIKALAVGAAVSDEVMVFNDVAGGAGDDTITATADASPLEPANTAGLSAANEVRGADGDDVLTAIIAGDPDGSSFVAGGSGNDTIVLVGGSGNTAQGGSEMDTVTGGDGADSILGGSGNDVLAGGGGDDTLIGGNDDDRLEGGEGDDLLNGNSGADVLAFAAAGGGTDRIVQFRAAEDSLDFASVADLGAAGLADDLDAISTLTDGGPGGDVVVEFDAGTTLVFLGLGTGTFTSFADLVDDPMAQLMSTF
- the glnA gene encoding type I glutamate--ammonia ligase, which encodes MSTAQEILKDIKDKDVKFVDLRFTDPRGKLQHVTMDTSIVDEDLFADGTMFDGSSIAGWKAINESDMILMPDPETAYIDPFFAQTTMAVVCDILEPGTGEGYNRDPRSTAKRAEAYVKSGGFGDTITMGPEAEFFVFDDVRFKADPYNTGFKLDSTELPSNMDTEYETGNLGHRPRTKGGYFPVPPIDSCQDMRSEMLSVMTEMGVAVEKHHHEVAAAQHELGLKFDTLTKIADSMQIYKYVVHQVANAYGKTATFMPKPVFGDNGTGMHVHQSIWKDGKPMFAGNLYADLSEECLFYIGGILKHAKALNAFTNPSTNSYKRLVPGYEAPVLLAYSARNRSASCRIPISSSPKGKRLEVRFPDPSANPYLAYAAMCMAGLDGIKNRIHPGEPMDKDLYDLPPEELAGIPTVCGSLREALASLDAGRDFLKAGGVFDDDQIDAYIELKMEENMRYEMTPHPVEFDMYYSV
- a CDS encoding P-II family nitrogen regulator; translated protein: MKKIEAIIKPFKLDEVKEALQEVGLQGITVLEARGFGRQKGHTELYRGAEYVVDFLPKVKIELIVPDSLLPAAVDAIRNAAQTGRIGDGKIFVLPVEDAIRIRTGEIGEDAI
- a CDS encoding NAD(P)H-hydrate dehydratase — its product is MSAIDRAAVAEGIPFETLMERAGGAVADVVIRQAPVGAPILVLAGPGNNGGDAFVAARHLLEAGHPVSLLDLSGGQGTGAAAEARAAYTGPEVGAEDEFLDRAEVIVDGLFGGGLARDVTGVFADVIARLNRRHREVVAIDMPSGVDGATGLVRGIAIEARRTVTFQRRRPGHLLLPGRDFCGEVTVADLGMSDTAVGSALCQTFVNTPALWRDARPMLALAGHKYDRGHAVVVSGPMTATGAARMAAGAALRTGAGLVTVASPSEALLVNANHLTAVMLVRADGAEGIAEALADPRRNVVCLGPGLPADDETRAKVRAACASGASTVIDAGGLSAFAGDAAGLAAAIGPKGAVLTPHAGEFSRVFGKGLVDEAGRLEAARRAAVDVGAVVVLKGPDTVIAAPDGRAAITENAPPWLATAGAGDVLAGMITAFIAQGVPLFEAAAMGVWLHGDLAQRVGPALIATDLIANLRTARAAFDHV
- the tig gene encoding trigger factor gives rise to the protein MEVTETRAEGLARELKVTVPAATLDARLNAYLDDLRQKVRLKGFRPGKVPMAHLKKMYGRSAMAEVINDVMTESVRGAVEERSEKPALQPDVDIDETSMADVMDGKSDLSFAVKYEILPEIEVSGLDEITVEKPVYEVPAEELDAELAKLAENYKDYEAVERAAQDDDRLKIDFVGKIDDVPFEGGSAEGIDIVLGQGRFIPGFEEQLTGATAGQPVTVTVTFPEDYGAAHLAGKEAVFDVTVQEVAAPKETVLDDAFAEKLGMENLEKLREALKGQMQGSYDQASRAKVKRALLDALDEKFKFTLPQKLVDTEFDSIWRQVEHEMKDKGEEFDASLAADADGSEAKTRADYQTIAERRVRLGLLLSEVGQKAEVQVTDEEVQRALQQRMQQFPGQERQVLEYYQKNPQAVASLRAPIFEDKVVDYILELATVNTLPVSKEELLKGMDEDEHDHAHDHDHDHHHHDHDHDHHHDHDHHHDH